In Picosynechococcus sp. PCC 7002, the following are encoded in one genomic region:
- a CDS encoding peroxiredoxin-like family protein → MDYLQFFQHTERQRVSDGQLTPLVPSGLTRPLMVLILSQLGDFDSLEYAWWLQKDADLCRRVDYVAVGIGDRRSGQKFCDYTGFPAEKLFIDPKATIHQELGLYRGLTWKIPGLNAGQNAWVNLMLMCAGIGSPGTLKEVLRGYTGDKKAPQLFADDEVVKAAPLPALKGEFFAAAGGKGFQRPLELATLRLRNMAEVLGNWSTYVPDAQYMTQRGATFLFDADGALQYEHCDQNILGFAANMSRPLTFLENLPDVQRVA, encoded by the coding sequence GTGGATTATCTTCAGTTTTTTCAACACACAGAACGGCAGCGGGTGAGCGATGGTCAACTGACACCGTTGGTACCGTCTGGTTTGACTCGACCCCTTATGGTGCTGATCCTATCCCAACTCGGCGATTTTGACAGTCTTGAGTATGCTTGGTGGCTCCAAAAAGATGCTGATCTCTGTCGCCGGGTAGATTATGTCGCGGTGGGCATTGGCGATCGCCGTTCCGGTCAAAAATTTTGTGACTACACGGGTTTCCCGGCCGAGAAATTATTCATCGATCCCAAGGCAACGATTCATCAAGAACTGGGCCTATATCGCGGTTTAACCTGGAAAATTCCCGGACTCAACGCAGGCCAAAATGCCTGGGTGAATCTGATGCTGATGTGTGCTGGCATTGGCAGTCCGGGCACCCTCAAGGAAGTTTTGCGGGGTTATACAGGGGATAAAAAAGCGCCCCAACTGTTTGCCGATGATGAAGTCGTTAAAGCGGCTCCTTTACCAGCCCTAAAAGGAGAATTTTTTGCGGCGGCTGGCGGGAAGGGTTTTCAGCGGCCCTTAGAATTGGCGACCCTCCGCCTGCGGAATATGGCCGAAGTCCTGGGGAATTGGTCTACCTATGTGCCCGATGCCCAGTACATGACCCAAAGAGGAGCGACATTCTTATTTGATGCCGATGGTGCGTTGCAATATGAACACTGCGACCAAAATATTTTAGGGTTTGCGGCGAATATGAGTCGGCCTTTGACCTTCCTGGAAAATCTTCCTGATGTGCAGCGGGTCGCGTAG
- a CDS encoding PAS domain-containing sensor histidine kinase, whose protein sequence is MVATHYSVAVLSTDISVYQRLQTLLVGEQAEDLQLVWLDLTTESALQSLGRHNLYLSDAPLPYLIDHAEVLQRWPWIGLADEVALQDEMLRLGVLDCFLWSELTGPLLVHTLRVALRTMLGHGQGTLSPAPLGDFQGDRLQTLIQNIPGTVYRCLNTAEWHGIYFSETIEQLVGYPAADFLPGGDRHYASLIHPNDRAFVRQIVERKVQEKKPFAFEYRLKHRDGTVRWVDERGQGVFDDQGNLLWLDGVIIDISEKKAIALELNQQAIHYYEKTPAMLHSMDATGQILAVSDRWLQVLGYERRQVIGCNVTDFLTPVSRQKAQQILLLTLTTQGSVEDDAYQFIKKNGDILEVELAAVCEQTNHHSRLLVVLTDVTARNHLAQQVNRYQTHLEDLIEQRTQALAASQARLAQAQAIAQIGVWEWDVQANQTYWSPETFQIFGFAPGEIQPNAETFFERVHPDDRDRIRTNIENIFTGQSLPSSEYRIITPDGEVRYLKDYHELKLDKQGQPSFLWGAVQDITKMQQTLNALQKSETRFRELVEHIDEAFWINSPDPTEVIYVSPNYEKIWGLSCQSLLDDGTSWLAAVHPDHEGQIQRAIAQMQQGQNFDEEYRIVRPDGVVRWIYARSFKIYDPNTQQLLRHVGVMTDVTERKEAELKLQSQEARLRTIFDQAALGIVQIDRTNHFSLVNQAFCEICGYSEAELQQFTWQELTHPEDICICHEARAKLDRHQAASAVLEKRYRHRLGHFIWVKVICSYIYDDQGQPEYLLTIIEDISEYKQAAIALVESQHRYQKMVDGIPAIIYQYSPQRGGLFYSSQVEQILGYEVQRLLDEPELWHRSIHPEDVVDVDQVLQTLHTGKNFELEYRIRDATGNWHWFYDCSFNIHAVDGGDLVIDGFALDITERKNFDEVLRHRLKLETMLAEMSHLMVVEAELNLEKVLALLGRTFQADRVSVMISQMEANSVERLVSWHAGPHLDLDENFNTIDLSAYPWWLDHWQQQKVILFDRQHPLPETAKPEQTLVAYLDLKAVLWVPIQDATGQPWGYIACSSTAVDHLLWSKEDADILAIAGNLIYNYYQRQQANKQLELAKELAEAANHAKNQFLTSMSHELRTPLNAVLGFTQIMERSPDLSTDHQEYLSIIHRSGKHLLALLNDILNLAKFEKGTLQLNPNLFNLHDLLDDLAQMYALEIQHKNIQLDIHWDEQVPRYINADQAKLHSVLLHLLNNALKFTDSGCVQLTVKTLAQNPLRLRFSVTDTGIGIAETDFTRLFDNFVKLEAGDRMGQGSGLGLALSQKFVNLMGGEIVVSSQPGVGSCFSFELTGATPANPMHLALYPPQARDEQLPALTPEALQKFPPEWLTAFHQAALAARAQHLKALIDQLPPQATAIARALEILVQKFAFDTLAKLSQQRTPNDFSSSKGETGS, encoded by the coding sequence ATGGTTGCTACTCATTATAGTGTTGCGGTTTTATCAACGGATATCAGCGTTTACCAACGGCTGCAAACGCTTTTGGTAGGGGAACAGGCTGAAGATTTACAACTGGTTTGGCTTGATTTGACGACGGAGTCTGCCCTGCAAAGTTTGGGCCGCCATAATCTTTATCTCAGCGATGCACCACTGCCTTATCTGATTGACCATGCTGAAGTGCTGCAACGGTGGCCTTGGATTGGGTTGGCGGATGAGGTGGCGCTACAGGATGAAATGTTACGCCTTGGGGTTTTGGATTGTTTTTTGTGGTCTGAACTGACGGGGCCGCTGCTGGTCCATACGCTGCGGGTTGCCCTACGGACGATGTTGGGCCATGGCCAGGGGACACTTTCGCCTGCACCTTTAGGTGATTTCCAAGGCGATCGCCTCCAAACATTGATTCAAAATATTCCGGGCACCGTGTATCGCTGTTTAAACACGGCGGAATGGCACGGGATTTACTTCAGTGAAACCATTGAACAATTGGTGGGTTATCCTGCTGCGGATTTTCTCCCAGGGGGCGATCGCCATTATGCGAGCCTAATCCACCCCAATGACCGGGCCTTTGTGCGCCAAATCGTTGAGCGAAAAGTACAGGAGAAAAAGCCCTTCGCCTTTGAATATCGCCTCAAACATCGTGATGGGACAGTGCGATGGGTCGATGAACGGGGGCAAGGGGTCTTTGATGACCAGGGAAATTTGCTGTGGCTCGATGGGGTGATCATTGATATCTCCGAGAAAAAGGCGATCGCCCTCGAATTAAACCAACAGGCCATCCACTATTACGAAAAAACGCCGGCAATGTTGCATTCGATGGATGCAACGGGGCAAATCCTTGCGGTTAGCGATCGTTGGTTGCAGGTGCTGGGTTATGAACGGCGGCAAGTTATTGGCTGCAATGTAACTGATTTTTTGACACCAGTTTCCCGCCAGAAAGCCCAACAAATCCTCCTGCTCACCTTAACGACCCAAGGCTCCGTAGAAGATGATGCCTATCAGTTCATCAAGAAAAATGGCGACATTCTAGAAGTGGAGTTGGCGGCTGTCTGCGAACAAACAAACCATCACTCTCGGCTATTAGTCGTCTTGACGGATGTGACCGCCCGTAATCACCTAGCCCAACAGGTTAACCGTTATCAAACCCACCTCGAAGATCTCATCGAGCAACGCACCCAAGCCCTTGCCGCGAGTCAAGCCCGCCTTGCCCAAGCCCAGGCGATCGCCCAGATTGGCGTTTGGGAATGGGATGTCCAGGCAAATCAAACCTACTGGTCTCCAGAAACATTTCAAATCTTTGGCTTTGCCCCCGGTGAAATTCAACCCAATGCGGAAACCTTTTTTGAGCGGGTGCACCCCGACGACCGCGATCGCATTCGCACCAATATTGAAAATATCTTTACCGGTCAATCTCTCCCAAGTTCTGAATATCGCATTATTACGCCCGACGGCGAAGTGCGTTATCTCAAGGACTATCATGAGCTAAAGCTGGATAAGCAGGGACAACCCAGTTTTCTATGGGGAGCCGTTCAAGATATTACGAAAATGCAGCAGACCCTCAATGCCCTGCAAAAAAGTGAAACGCGCTTCCGTGAACTGGTTGAGCATATCGACGAAGCGTTCTGGATCAATTCCCCTGACCCCACCGAAGTGATTTATGTTAGTCCGAATTACGAAAAAATTTGGGGCCTTAGCTGTCAAAGTCTCCTTGATGACGGCACATCTTGGCTAGCAGCAGTACACCCAGACCACGAAGGGCAAATCCAACGGGCGATCGCCCAAATGCAGCAGGGCCAAAACTTCGACGAAGAATACCGGATTGTCCGCCCCGATGGGGTTGTGCGTTGGATCTATGCCCGCTCTTTCAAAATCTACGACCCAAACACTCAGCAACTGTTGCGCCATGTGGGGGTCATGACCGATGTTACTGAACGCAAAGAAGCAGAACTCAAACTACAATCCCAGGAAGCGCGCCTACGAACAATCTTCGACCAGGCTGCCCTGGGGATTGTGCAAATCGACCGCACCAATCATTTCTCTCTGGTCAATCAAGCCTTCTGTGAGATCTGCGGCTACAGTGAAGCAGAATTACAGCAGTTCACCTGGCAAGAACTCACCCACCCTGAAGATATTTGTATCTGTCATGAGGCACGGGCAAAGCTCGACCGCCACCAAGCGGCCAGTGCTGTTTTAGAAAAGCGTTACCGTCACCGCCTGGGACATTTTATTTGGGTGAAGGTGATTTGCTCTTATATTTACGATGACCAGGGCCAACCAGAATATCTTTTGACCATTATCGAAGACATTAGTGAATACAAACAGGCGGCAATCGCTCTCGTTGAAAGCCAGCATCGCTATCAAAAAATGGTTGATGGCATCCCCGCGATCATCTACCAATATTCGCCCCAACGGGGTGGTTTGTTTTATTCTTCCCAGGTGGAGCAGATCCTTGGCTATGAAGTGCAACGCTTGCTAGATGAACCGGAACTCTGGCACCGGTCGATCCACCCAGAAGATGTCGTCGATGTCGATCAAGTCCTCCAAACCTTACACACCGGGAAAAACTTTGAGCTGGAATATCGGATCCGGGATGCTACTGGAAATTGGCACTGGTTCTACGACTGCTCCTTTAATATCCATGCGGTCGATGGTGGCGATCTAGTTATTGATGGTTTTGCCCTAGATATTACGGAGCGAAAAAACTTTGATGAGGTGCTCCGCCATCGCCTCAAGCTCGAAACCATGCTGGCTGAGATGTCCCATCTAATGGTCGTTGAAGCTGAGCTGAATTTAGAGAAAGTTTTAGCGTTACTGGGGCGTACTTTCCAGGCAGACCGCGTTTCGGTGATGATCAGCCAAATGGAGGCCAACTCTGTCGAGCGCCTTGTGAGTTGGCATGCTGGCCCTCACCTCGACCTCGACGAAAACTTTAACACCATCGATCTCAGTGCCTATCCTTGGTGGTTAGACCATTGGCAGCAACAAAAAGTCATTCTCTTTGATCGCCAACATCCCCTCCCGGAAACGGCAAAACCGGAACAGACATTGGTCGCTTACTTAGATCTTAAGGCGGTATTGTGGGTGCCGATTCAGGATGCGACCGGGCAACCCTGGGGTTACATTGCTTGCTCTTCGACAGCGGTAGATCATCTGCTGTGGTCAAAGGAAGATGCGGATATTTTGGCGATCGCCGGGAACTTAATCTACAACTATTACCAGCGGCAGCAGGCCAATAAGCAACTCGAACTGGCGAAGGAATTGGCGGAGGCTGCGAACCATGCCAAAAATCAGTTTCTCACAAGCATGAGCCACGAACTAAGAACCCCCCTGAATGCGGTCTTAGGCTTTACCCAAATTATGGAGCGATCGCCAGACCTCTCGACGGATCACCAGGAATACCTCAGCATCATTCATCGGTCGGGGAAGCATCTCCTTGCGTTGCTCAACGATATTCTTAACCTGGCGAAATTTGAAAAGGGCACCCTACAACTAAACCCCAACCTCTTTAATCTCCATGATCTTCTGGATGATCTCGCCCAAATGTACGCCCTCGAAATCCAGCACAAAAATATCCAGCTTGATATCCATTGGGACGAACAGGTGCCCCGCTATATCAACGCCGACCAAGCAAAACTCCACTCCGTGCTGCTCCATCTTTTGAATAACGCCCTCAAATTTACCGACAGTGGCTGCGTTCAACTGACGGTCAAAACCCTAGCGCAAAATCCCCTCCGTCTCCGGTTTAGCGTCACAGATACAGGGATTGGCATTGCTGAAACAGATTTCACCAGACTCTTTGATAATTTTGTGAAATTAGAAGCGGGCGATCGCATGGGTCAAGGCAGTGGTTTGGGCTTGGCTCTCAGCCAAAAATTTGTCAACCTCATGGGCGGTGAAATCGTCGTCAGTAGCCAGCCGGGAGTCGGTTCTTGTTTTTCCTTTGAGCTCACGGGGGCGACCCCGGCCAACCCGATGCACCTGGCCCTCTATCCTCCCCAAGCACGGGATGAACAACTCCCAGCCTTAACACCAGAGGCCTTACAAAAATTTCCCCCTGAATGGTTAACGGCCTTTCACCAAGCCGCCCTCGCGGCCAGGGCCCAACACCTCAAAGCCCTCATTGATCAACTGCCGCCCCAGGCAACGGCGATCGCCCGGGCCCTAGAAATCCTAGTGCAAAAATTCGCCTTTGATACCCTAGCCAAACTCAGCCAACAAAGAACCCCCAATGACTTCTCTTCATCAAAGGGGGAAACTGGAAGTTAG
- a CDS encoding tetratricopeptide repeat protein, translating into MASHIIEKYYRPRPWVYGLSGLLFLLAGGLLVMPRFDQWMLARQTAAAAKVQPATTPDPAIALLEKDQQSYEIWLEKEPNNEKALRGLLDTSLKLNDLEKTATALDGLAQIHRDNPDYLVLLGQVEQEAKDYEGAAATYKKVLLTDPTHINALQGMVDLLLVQNRPEGAIELLQTTLKDMGQLTEDETIDIDPEKVTSIQLMLGQIYVAQKRFGEAIAIYDQAATVNKTDFRPVLAKAMVLKNQGNEAAAKPFFMTAINLAPATYKDQIKEMAVLSAADLKALEAVPTETDPEAEATE; encoded by the coding sequence ATGGCGAGTCACATTATCGAAAAATACTATCGTCCCCGCCCCTGGGTCTATGGTCTTTCCGGGCTTTTATTTCTACTGGCAGGGGGACTTTTGGTGATGCCCCGCTTCGACCAGTGGATGTTGGCCCGGCAAACGGCAGCAGCGGCCAAGGTGCAACCCGCAACAACCCCAGATCCGGCGATCGCCCTCCTCGAAAAAGACCAACAAAGTTATGAAATCTGGTTAGAAAAAGAACCCAATAACGAGAAAGCGCTGCGGGGTCTCTTGGATACCAGCCTCAAGCTTAATGATTTAGAAAAAACGGCCACTGCCCTCGATGGTCTGGCACAAATCCACCGTGATAATCCCGATTACCTCGTCCTGCTGGGCCAGGTGGAACAGGAGGCCAAGGATTACGAAGGAGCGGCGGCCACTTACAAAAAAGTGCTGTTGACAGATCCGACCCACATCAACGCTCTCCAGGGCATGGTGGATCTGCTCCTGGTACAAAATCGGCCAGAGGGGGCAATTGAACTGCTCCAAACCACCCTCAAGGACATGGGGCAATTAACAGAAGACGAAACCATTGACATTGATCCAGAAAAAGTGACATCTATCCAACTGATGCTGGGGCAAATTTACGTCGCCCAAAAACGCTTCGGGGAGGCGATCGCCATCTATGACCAAGCCGCCACAGTGAATAAAACAGACTTTCGGCCAGTCCTCGCCAAAGCCATGGTCTTAAAAAATCAAGGGAATGAAGCCGCCGCGAAACCCTTTTTCATGACCGCGATCAACCTCGCCCCCGCCACCTACAAAGACCAAATTAAGGAAATGGCCGTACTCAGTGCCGCAGATCTTAAGGCCCTCGAAGCCGTCCCCACCGAAACCGACCCAGAAGCAGAGGCAACGGAATAA
- the ligA gene encoding NAD-dependent DNA ligase LigA, which yields MSDAPPTRLAQLRSQLQKAAYAYYVLDAPFMEDAVYDQLYRELVALETAHPQLITPDSPTQRIGDQPATQFTSVKHNIPLYSLENAFDFGELTQWEQRWQRALAGEIPSDSGYVCELKIDGSAIALTYENGILVRGATRGDGVTGEEITQNLRTIRTIPLRLNLDNPPPLVEVRGEAFLPLETFEKINQEREKAGENLFANPRNAAAGTLRQLDSRIVAARKLDFFAYTLHLPESHNSPQLNSQWEALEFLKKMGFRVNPNRELCPNLTAVKNYFEKWDEGRKKLPYLTDGVVVKLNDFSLQAELGFTQKFPRWAIALKYAAEEAPTTVKDIIVNVGRTGAVTPMAVMEPVQLAGTTVQRATLHNEDRIKELDLRIGDTVVIRKAGEIIPEVLRVLVDLRPEATIPYEFPSHCPECNSALVRPPGEAVARCVNSSCPAILRGSLVHWAGRDALDIQGLGEKNVILLIEHGLVQSIADIYDLTSEQLQSLPRMGQKSAANLIQAIAHSKNQDYARVLYGLGIRFVGKVNAEILAQNFPTLEQLQKASFAQLQGVYGIGEEIAQSVVDWFRVDANQQLIEKLQQAGLTFAQTQTAQTQTAQTQANHQISGKTFVITGTLPTLKRTEAAEKIKAAGGKVTSSVSKNTDYLVAGDNAGSKLDKARQLGIQELNENQLLELLV from the coding sequence ATGTCCGACGCCCCCCCAACCCGCCTGGCCCAACTGCGATCGCAACTGCAAAAAGCGGCCTATGCCTACTATGTCCTCGATGCGCCGTTCATGGAGGATGCTGTCTATGACCAGCTCTATCGGGAACTGGTGGCCCTGGAAACGGCACATCCCCAACTCATCACCCCCGACAGTCCTACCCAACGGATTGGCGACCAGCCCGCCACCCAATTCACCAGCGTCAAACATAATATCCCCCTCTACAGTCTGGAAAATGCCTTTGACTTTGGGGAACTGACCCAGTGGGAACAACGGTGGCAGCGGGCGTTGGCCGGAGAAATCCCCAGCGATTCCGGTTATGTGTGCGAACTTAAAATCGATGGCTCGGCGATCGCCTTAACTTACGAAAACGGGATTTTAGTGCGCGGAGCCACCAGGGGCGACGGTGTGACAGGAGAAGAAATCACCCAAAATCTGCGTACTATTCGTACCATTCCTTTACGTTTAAACCTCGATAATCCGCCTCCTTTAGTGGAGGTGCGGGGGGAAGCTTTTTTACCCCTAGAGACCTTTGAAAAGATTAACCAAGAGCGGGAAAAAGCGGGCGAAAATCTATTTGCTAATCCGCGAAATGCCGCCGCTGGTACCCTACGACAACTTGATTCCCGAATTGTTGCGGCTCGCAAGTTAGACTTTTTTGCCTACACCCTCCACCTCCCAGAATCGCACAATTCCCCTCAGTTAAATAGCCAATGGGAGGCCCTCGAATTTCTGAAAAAAATGGGGTTTCGGGTCAATCCAAACCGTGAGCTTTGCCCTAATTTAACTGCCGTAAAAAATTATTTTGAAAAATGGGATGAAGGCCGCAAAAAACTCCCTTACCTGACCGATGGGGTTGTCGTTAAACTCAATGACTTTTCTCTCCAGGCTGAGTTGGGCTTCACCCAAAAATTTCCCCGCTGGGCGATCGCCTTAAAATATGCCGCCGAGGAAGCCCCAACCACTGTCAAAGACATCATCGTCAACGTGGGCAGAACGGGGGCTGTCACCCCCATGGCCGTCATGGAACCAGTGCAATTGGCCGGAACAACGGTACAACGGGCCACCCTCCACAACGAAGACCGCATTAAAGAATTAGATCTTAGAATCGGTGATACAGTCGTCATTCGCAAAGCAGGGGAAATTATCCCGGAAGTTTTGCGAGTTTTAGTTGATTTACGCCCAGAAGCAACTATTCCTTACGAATTTCCAAGCCATTGTCCCGAATGCAACTCAGCCCTGGTTCGTCCCCCTGGGGAAGCCGTCGCCCGCTGTGTGAATAGTTCTTGTCCGGCGATTTTGCGGGGTTCCCTCGTCCATTGGGCTGGCCGCGACGCCCTCGATATCCAGGGTTTAGGCGAAAAAAATGTGATTCTTTTGATTGAGCATGGTCTGGTGCAATCCATCGCCGACATTTATGACCTAACCAGCGAACAGTTGCAGTCTCTCCCCCGTATGGGACAAAAGTCAGCGGCGAATTTAATCCAGGCGATCGCCCACTCAAAAAATCAAGACTATGCCCGTGTTTTGTATGGTCTGGGGATTCGCTTTGTGGGGAAAGTCAATGCAGAAATTTTGGCGCAAAACTTCCCAACTTTAGAACAACTCCAAAAAGCCAGCTTCGCTCAATTACAGGGGGTTTATGGCATTGGCGAAGAAATTGCCCAATCCGTCGTCGATTGGTTCCGGGTAGATGCGAATCAACAGTTGATCGAAAAGCTACAACAAGCGGGCTTGACCTTTGCCCAAACCCAGACGGCCCAAACCCAGACGGCCCAAACCCAAGCCAATCATCAGATTTCCGGTAAAACCTTTGTGATCACAGGGACATTACCGACCCTCAAACGCACTGAAGCTGCCGAAAAAATCAAAGCAGCCGGCGGCAAAGTCACGAGTTCTGTCAGCAAAAATACTGACTATCTTGTGGCGGGCGACAATGCCGGATCTAAACTAGACAAAGCCCGACAATTGGGAATTCAAGAACTGAATGAAAACCAGCTTTTAGAGTTGTTGGTATAG
- a CDS encoding PCP reductase family protein produces the protein MTYPNFPDEIPWTEEAKTKYKNIPFYARSQARQTIEELAREEEVEEITAELVMRAQQKFGK, from the coding sequence ATGACTTATCCTAATTTTCCTGACGAAATCCCCTGGACGGAAGAAGCGAAAACCAAATACAAAAATATTCCTTTTTATGCCCGTTCCCAGGCGCGACAAACCATCGAAGAACTTGCCCGTGAAGAAGAAGTCGAAGAAATTACGGCGGAACTGGTGATGCGCGCGCAACAAAAATTTGGGAAATAA
- a CDS encoding OB-fold-containig protein codes for MIFDASNLGYWVLLGSGILLYLFVIFSGGGDDDLDMEADFDADIDADIDLDADVDGDLDGDTEVEGEGFGLWSVLSWFGFGQAPLMLLLATDLSLWGLLGWMFNVGLRTPTGFLGIVVFFGSGAIAFWIGKLLAYPLGKVFAAFGEDVSSDRLIGCLGVVSSKTLPHYVAGKIGQADVYDSARNLMTVPVSLPHWAEVIPRRGDKILIVDRTEHSYLAIAKDSSDEDRWLAEVKQLPQ; via the coding sequence ATGATTTTTGATGCGTCAAACTTAGGCTACTGGGTGCTCCTGGGGAGTGGCATCCTGTTGTATTTGTTTGTCATTTTCTCTGGGGGTGGGGACGATGACCTCGATATGGAAGCCGATTTTGATGCAGACATCGACGCCGATATAGACTTAGATGCCGACGTTGATGGTGATCTCGATGGAGATACCGAGGTTGAGGGCGAAGGGTTTGGTCTCTGGTCGGTGCTGTCTTGGTTTGGCTTTGGGCAAGCGCCGTTAATGTTGCTGCTGGCCACAGATCTCAGTCTGTGGGGTCTGTTGGGGTGGATGTTCAACGTGGGCCTGAGGACACCGACGGGATTTTTAGGGATTGTGGTCTTTTTTGGGAGTGGGGCGATCGCCTTTTGGATCGGGAAACTGTTGGCTTACCCCCTAGGGAAAGTATTTGCCGCCTTTGGGGAAGATGTCAGCAGCGATCGCCTGATTGGGTGCCTGGGGGTGGTCTCTTCTAAAACTCTTCCCCACTATGTCGCTGGCAAAATTGGCCAGGCGGATGTGTACGATTCGGCTCGGAACCTGATGACTGTCCCGGTGAGTTTACCCCACTGGGCCGAAGTGATTCCCCGACGGGGCGACAAAATTTTGATCGTTGATCGCACCGAACATAGTTATCTGGCGATCGCCAAAGATAGTTCCGACGAAGACCGCTGGCTCGCTGAAGTGAAACAGCTTCCCCAATAA
- the purB gene encoding adenylosuccinate lyase, translating into MIERYTLPEMGNLWTNEAKLKAWLKVEVAVCEAQAELGYIPTEAVEEIKAKAQFDEARVLEIEKEVRHDVIAFLTNVNEYVGDAGRYIHLGMTSSDVLDTALALQMVDSLDLILTCVEELIQAIRYQAQQHRYTVMVGRSHGIHAEPMTFGFKLAGWLAEMLRNRDRLVAVRKEIAVGQISGAVGTYANIEPRVEALACQKLGLDPDTASTQVISRDRHANYMNQLAVLAASIERFAVEIRNLQRTDVLEVEEYFSKGQKGSSAMPHKRNPIRSERLTGMARLVRGNAMAALENVALWHERDISHSSVERVAVPDSCILVHFMLRETISLVKNLLVYPENMKRNMNVYGGVIFSQRVLLALVEKGLTREDAYRLVQGCAHTAWNTEGGNFRANVEQDAEITQHLSGEEIAACFDPQFQLRHLDQVYQRLGI; encoded by the coding sequence GTGATTGAACGTTATACCCTCCCCGAAATGGGGAATCTCTGGACAAATGAAGCAAAACTCAAGGCCTGGCTGAAAGTCGAAGTTGCCGTCTGTGAAGCGCAAGCAGAGTTAGGGTATATCCCCACAGAAGCCGTAGAAGAAATCAAAGCCAAAGCCCAGTTCGACGAAGCGCGGGTTTTAGAAATTGAGAAAGAAGTGCGCCATGATGTGATCGCTTTTCTCACCAACGTCAATGAATATGTCGGCGATGCGGGGCGTTATATTCACCTCGGCATGACCAGTTCCGATGTTCTGGATACGGCCCTTGCTCTGCAGATGGTGGATAGCCTCGATCTGATCCTGACCTGTGTCGAAGAACTGATCCAAGCGATTCGCTACCAAGCCCAACAACACCGCTACACCGTCATGGTGGGTCGTTCCCACGGCATCCACGCCGAACCGATGACCTTTGGGTTTAAGCTGGCGGGTTGGCTGGCTGAAATGCTCCGGAACCGCGATCGCCTAGTCGCTGTGCGCAAAGAAATTGCCGTGGGACAAATCTCTGGCGCTGTGGGAACCTATGCGAACATTGAACCCCGCGTTGAAGCTTTAGCTTGTCAAAAACTCGGCCTGGATCCCGATACTGCTTCGACCCAGGTGATTTCCCGCGATCGCCACGCCAACTACATGAACCAACTGGCCGTGTTAGCCGCCAGCATCGAACGCTTTGCCGTGGAAATTCGCAACCTCCAACGCACCGATGTATTAGAAGTCGAAGAATATTTCTCCAAGGGTCAAAAAGGCTCTTCGGCGATGCCCCACAAACGCAACCCGATCCGTTCTGAACGCTTAACCGGGATGGCGCGCTTGGTGCGGGGTAATGCGATGGCCGCCCTCGAAAACGTTGCCCTCTGGCATGAGCGGGACATTTCCCACAGTTCCGTCGAGCGGGTCGCCGTGCCCGATAGCTGCATCCTCGTGCATTTTATGCTGCGGGAAACCATTAGCCTCGTGAAGAATCTTTTGGTGTATCCAGAGAACATGAAACGTAACATGAACGTCTATGGCGGCGTGATTTTCAGTCAGCGGGTACTGCTGGCCCTCGTCGAGAAAGGCTTGACCCGTGAGGATGCCTACCGCCTTGTGCAAGGTTGCGCCCACACCGCCTGGAACACTGAAGGCGGGAACTTCCGCGCCAACGTCGAGCAAGATGCGGAAATTACCCAACACCTCTCTGGCGAGGAGATTGCAGCCTGCTTTGATCCGCAATTCCAACTGCGTCACCTCGATCAAGTCTACCAACGCCTCGGTATCTAA
- a CDS encoding EAL domain-containing protein codes for MAFQPIVNLETQTIFAHEALVRGLNNESAQAIFQHINDSNRYLFDQSCRTTAIRLAAELHIPCFLSINFLPNAVYEPERCIRTTLEAAETYGFPIEQIIFEITESEQITDLVHLRKIVEYYRARGFKTAIDDFGAGYAGLNLLSEIQTDLIKLDMALIRGIDQDKVRQAIVKGVLQVAGELSSLVIAEGIETQAELTTLQGLGINLFQGFYFAKPTFQSLAQIPSDRFVNVA; via the coding sequence ATGGCCTTTCAACCCATTGTCAACCTAGAAACCCAAACAATTTTTGCCCATGAAGCCCTGGTGCGGGGTTTAAATAATGAGTCAGCCCAAGCAATTTTTCAACACATTAACGACAGCAACCGCTACTTATTTGACCAGTCCTGTCGCACCACAGCAATTCGTCTTGCCGCAGAACTGCATATTCCCTGTTTTTTGAGTATTAATTTCTTACCCAATGCCGTTTATGAACCAGAACGCTGCATTCGCACAACCCTAGAAGCGGCGGAAACCTATGGATTTCCCATTGAGCAAATTATTTTTGAGATTACCGAAAGTGAACAAATCACAGATTTAGTCCACCTCCGAAAAATCGTTGAATATTATCGGGCCCGTGGTTTTAAAACAGCCATTGATGATTTTGGGGCAGGCTATGCTGGGTTAAATCTTCTATCAGAAATTCAGACTGATTTGATCAAACTTGACATGGCCTTAATTCGCGGCATTGACCAAGATAAAGTGCGGCAAGCGATCGTCAAAGGTGTGCTGCAAGTTGCCGGGGAACTCTCTAGTCTTGTCATTGCCGAAGGCATTGAAACCCAAGCAGAATTAACCACCCTCCAAGGGCTAGGCATTAACCTTTTCCAAGGCTTTTATTTTGCTAAACCCACATTTCAATCCCTGGCCCAAATTCCGTCAGACAGGTTTGTCAATGTCGCTTAA